The following proteins are co-located in the Pararhizobium capsulatum DSM 1112 genome:
- the tnpB gene encoding IS66 family insertion sequence element accessory protein TnpB (TnpB, as the term is used for proteins encoded by IS66 family insertion elements, is considered an accessory protein, since TnpC, encoded by a neighboring gene, is a DDE family transposase.) yields MFVALNQKPTGGAVFAFRGKRGDRLKLLYFDGQGFCLYYKILQKGRFPWPSAGDAAARLTSAQLAML; encoded by the coding sequence ATGTTCGTAGCGCTCAACCAGAAGCCGACGGGCGGTGCGGTCTTTGCCTTTCGCGGTAAGCGTGGCGATCGTTTGAAGCTGCTGTATTTTGATGGCCAGGGGTTTTGCCTGTATTACAAGATCTTGCAGAAAGGGCGGTTCCCATGGCCTTCCGCGGGCGACGCGGCAGCCCGGCTGACGTCGGCCCAACTGGCGATGTTATAG
- a CDS encoding peroxiredoxin, translating into MSLRINQTAPDFTAATTHGALQFHDWIGDGWAVLFSHPKNFTPVCTTELGTMAGLEGEFKKRGVKVIGISVDPVENHDKWKQDIKIATSFNVEYPLIGDKDLKIAKLYDMLPEDAGSSSEGRTPADNATVRSVYVIGPDKKIKLILTYPMTTGRNFNEILRAIDSIQLTAKHQVATPANWEQGDDVIITAAISNEDAIRRFGSFDTVLPYLRKTKQPAA; encoded by the coding sequence ATGAGCCTGCGCATCAACCAGACAGCACCGGATTTTACGGCGGCAACCACCCACGGCGCGCTTCAGTTTCATGACTGGATCGGCGATGGCTGGGCGGTGCTGTTTTCGCACCCGAAGAATTTCACCCCCGTCTGCACCACCGAACTCGGCACGATGGCGGGGCTTGAGGGCGAATTCAAGAAACGCGGCGTCAAGGTCATCGGCATCTCCGTCGATCCGGTCGAAAACCATGACAAGTGGAAGCAGGACATCAAGATCGCGACCAGCTTCAATGTTGAATACCCACTGATCGGCGACAAGGATCTGAAGATCGCCAAGCTTTACGACATGCTGCCGGAAGATGCCGGCTCCTCTTCCGAAGGCCGCACACCGGCCGACAACGCCACTGTGCGTTCCGTTTACGTCATCGGGCCCGACAAGAAGATCAAGCTGATCCTCACTTATCCGATGACAACCGGCCGCAACTTCAACGAAATCCTGCGCGCCATCGATTCGATCCAACTCACCGCAAAGCATCAGGTGGCTACACCTGCCAACTGGGAGCAGGGCGACGATGTGATCATCACCGCCGCCATTTCCAACGAAGACGCGATCAGGCGTTTCGGCTCCTTCGACACGGTTCTGCCGTACCTGCGCAAGACCAAGCAACCAGCTGCCTGA